CAGTGCGTAACATGCGTCTGCCAGGGAATGGCTTATGCCATAGCCACAACGTGGCTAACCTAGCCCAGACGCAACGCAGACAAGCGTGCCTCACCTCGGTGAGGCACGTCTGCTTGTCCCTTCTCGTTTTCGTGGGCGGCCACGTCTGTGAAGAGCGCTGTAGGGTAGGCAGCGTGTTCAAGTGAAAACTCCATTCCTTCACTACTCCGGCTTGGCCTCGCGCCCCATCAGACGCGAAAGCTCCTCCATGGGGTCGGTTCCCAGATAAATCACCCGGTAGACCGCCTCGGTGATGGGCAGGTCGGCGCCGGTCTCCTGATCCCAGGTATGCAAAGCCTTCGCCGTGTAGATGCCCTCCACCACCGACTTCTGGGTTTCCAAGGCGGCCAGCGTCTCCCCTTTCACAATACGTTCGCCGGCGCTGCGGTTGCGCGAGAGCGGGCTGCTGGCAGTAGCGATCAGGTCGCCCAGGCCCGAAAGCCCCATAAAGGTGGCCTCTTGGGCCCCCTGGGCCACCCCAAACTTGATGATCTCCCGCAACCCTCTGGTAATCAGGGCAGCCTTGGCATTGTCTCCTAGCTTCAGGCCATCCACCATGCCGGCGGCCAGGGCAATCACGTTCTTGAGCGCCCCACCTAGCTCCACCCCCACCACATCGGACGAGGTATAGACCCGGAAGCTGGGCCCACTAAAGACCTGCTGGACTTGCCGGGCAAAAGCCAGGTCTTGGGCGGCGACCACGGCGGTGGCCGGCAGGAAGCGCGCGATTTCTTCGGCCAGGTTGGGGCCCGAAAGCACTGCCACCTGGGCCACTCCGGTGACTTCTTCTATCACCTGGCTCATTCGGAGCAGGTGATGTTCAGTAAAGTGCAAGCCCTTGGTAACCGAAACATAGGCTTTGGCTTTGGGCAAGCGCCCCAGAGTCTCGCGCAGGGCTTTGGAAGGAAGCGCCACCACGGCAAACTGGGCCTGAGACAGAGCCTCTTCAGCATCGGCGGTGGGGTGAAGGCTTGCGGGGAAGAGGGCTCCGGGCAAATACTCGCTATTCTGACGCTCCTCTTGCATGGCCTGGGCGTGCTGGGGCCGTCGGGCCCACAGATAGACTGGCACCCCTTTGGACGAAGCCAGCAAAGCCAGCGCCGTACCCCAGGCCCCCGCCCCCACCACGGCAATGGGTGGCTGAACAACAGGTGCGTTGGGTTTGGGCTGGGGTTGGGTCAGGGACATAGGCAGACAGCAGTCTTTTTCAACAGGCTCTGGTCATTCTCCGGTCATGCACCATCCCTTACCCTGCTGCTGGAGGTTGAAGATGGCGCAATTACACAGCACAGGCATTCTACTACTGGCTCTTCTGGCTTTGGGGGGGATGGGCAAGGCCGATAGCTTCGATATCTTCGAGTATGCCGTGCCCCAGGGGTGGAAGAAAAGCGACATGCAAGGGGGGGTAATGCTAGCCCAGCAGACCGAGCGGAGCTTTGGGGCCATCTTCTTGTATGCCAGCCAGCCCGCAAGCGCCGATGCCCTGCAAAACTTCAAGGGGGAGTGGCTGCGCTTGGTGCAAGAACCCCTGGGCATTACCGATGAGCCCCAGGTAGAAACCGGGCCCAAAAAGGGCGCTTACGAGAATGTGGCCGGTGGCGCGGCGGGCAGT
This genomic stretch from Meiothermus sp. harbors:
- a CDS encoding NAD(P)H-dependent glycerol-3-phosphate dehydrogenase, translating into MSLTQPQPKPNAPVVQPPIAVVGAGAWGTALALLASSKGVPVYLWARRPQHAQAMQEERQNSEYLPGALFPASLHPTADAEEALSQAQFAVVALPSKALRETLGRLPKAKAYVSVTKGLHFTEHHLLRMSQVIEEVTGVAQVAVLSGPNLAEEIARFLPATAVVAAQDLAFARQVQQVFSGPSFRVYTSSDVVGVELGGALKNVIALAAGMVDGLKLGDNAKAALITRGLREIIKFGVAQGAQEATFMGLSGLGDLIATASSPLSRNRSAGERIVKGETLAALETQKSVVEGIYTAKALHTWDQETGADLPITEAVYRVIYLGTDPMEELSRLMGREAKPE